A region of the Paenibacillus sp. J23TS9 genome:
ATCAACAGTCTCTGCAAGCTCTCCCATTAGATGACTAGATAGTAACACCGTGTTTCCAGACTCAGCACGTTCACGTAAAAATGTCCGAATAAAGCGAATTCCTTCCGGGTCAAGCCCGTTGACGGGTTCATCTAAAATCAATATTTTTGGATCACCAAGCAGTGCAGCTGCTATTCCAAGTCTCCTCCCCATACCAAGGGAATACTTCCCAACTCTTTTACCAGCTGCATTCGTAAGACCTACGATTTCCAGAACTTCCTCGACCCGTGAGCGAGGCAATCCTGCGGCACGAGCAATCCAACGCAAATGTGCACGTCCAGTTCGCATACGATGAGCTCCAAATCCATCCAGTGCGGCACCTACTGTTGCTAGAGGATTATGTAATTCTGCGAATGGCTTACCATTAATTAGTGCACTCCCTGAGGTGGCACGATCTAATCCAAGCAGGATGCGAAGTGTAGAACTTTTACCTGCCCCATTCGGACCTAAAAAACCAGTTACTCTACCTGGTCTAGCTTTAAAACTGATACCTGATAAGATTTCCCCAGTTCCGCGTTGTTTGACTAAGTTATGAATGGTAATCAACCATAACACTCCCTTTCTGTTATGGTTTTAATTATAAAGAAGCAAAGTTACATCTCGGTTATCATGCTGTTTACTTCTGGGTTAACTTTAGGTTAAGCACTACCAATAGCTACTCTTGTACCATTTTCATTTGATGTAAAGTCAGCTTTCAGCTTCATTTTTTTCAACATATAATTTGAAGTCGATAAACCAATCCCCGACCCACCCTCATAAGAAGAGTTATCCATACCTGGACCTCTGTCTGCAACAATGACCAGTTCTTTTTCTACATCAACCACAATGTTTGTATATTTCCCCTCTGCTGCATGGCGAAGAATATTCTGAAATAAATTATCCAGAACTCGTGTCATCCATTTAGGATCTGCTTCCCAATAAAAAGTCTTCTCTGTTGGTAAATCAACATCTAACTGAATTTCTTTTTCTTCAAATGCTGGATACCACTCAGCAACAGATGCTCTAACTAAACGTACAATATCTGTTGAAGTGGGATGAAAAGGATGTTTCCCTGATGTAAGCAATGTGTAGGAAAGTAAATCATTCATTAGATCTCCGACTCTTGTAATCGTATGGTTCATTTCTGCTAATGAGTCTTGCCCTTTTAAACTCATTGATTCTTGTTTTAATCTGGTGATATGTCCTCTCAAAATGGTAAGTGGCGTTCGTAAGTCGTGAGATAAATTCGCGATGAGTCGATGTCGTAATAATTCCTCTTCATATTCTCGCTTGCGACTGTCTTCAAGCTGCTGAATCATCCAATTAAAAGAGCTTCCTAACTGGTCTATTTCATCCATACGATCCGTTTGAACAGATATTGGTTTAGGAAATGAATGATGATTAGCTGAAAATGACATGACTTCCTGTAAGCTGGTGAGACGATTACGAAGCCTCAAGAAGAACAGCCAAGATATTACAACAAATGCGACTATAATAAAACCAAACAAAAGTAATGTAACGTAAAATAGATTTAACGTATTCAGTTGTACTCCATTGTTAGAAAACCCAATGAACGCAGACATGAAAATTAGCAAAATTGGAGGAAAAAAGATAAACAGAAAATGTCCTTTTAGAAAACGACGAAATAATGATCTTGTCTGTTTCATAGCTTCACCCGATAGCCTATTCCCTTCAACGTTTCAATAATCTCTGGAGAATCCGGATCACGTTCCAACTTTTGACGCAGTCGATGGATATGTACCATTAATGTTTTATCACCTGTTATATATGCTTCTTCCCAAATGGCTTCATAAATTCGTTCTTTTGGTAAAACTTGATTAGGATGGCGTAAGAAATACATTAAAATTTGATGTTGTTTCCCTGTCAATATAATTTCTTCACCTGTGCGATTGTCAAATACCATTTGGACTTCTGGATCTACTTCTATATGATTTCCTAATGAAATGCGTTCGGAATGTGTTCCACCACTTCGACGGATTAATACTTCTAATCTAGCAACTAATTCATCCGTATAGAATGGTTTCGTTAAATAGTCATCAGCAAATTGTAAACCATCTACCTTATCATCTATCGATGTTCGAGCAGACAACAGCAAAATAGGAACAGCAGGAGCTGCCTTTTTTAATCGTTTTCCCACAGTAAATCCGTCTAAACCGGGTAACATGATATCCAAAATAACGATTTCATGCTGATGTACTTCTTTTTCGGCTCCTTCACCAGAAAGCAGCCACTGAACTGAAAATCCTCGCTGTTCCAATTCTTCTTTTAGAAAGCTTCCTATTTTCTCATTATCTTCAATATATAATACCTTTCTTTTCAAGTAACATCCCTCTCTCTACATCGTATTAATAAAAGCAGAATCAGAATCAACCGCATGGATAAACCTCCAGGTTGCTTCATCTTCAAGCCAAAGATCCCACTCAGTTTCTTGAATGAAACAAACCTATTTGTTGTAAAAAACGATCCAACTCCATCATTTTAATACTGCCATCTTCCCTAAATTTCGCTTAGTGCCGCAAGGATTTACCACTTAATTTCCAGTTTATGACTTTGCTTAGTCTGTCCTTTTACCGTTATAATGCCTCGTGAAGGAGATGATTCGATGACAACCAAAAAATGGGCAGTTACCTCGATCCTCGTCGTCCTCTTAGTCATTCAAAGCTTCGCATGGAAGGCTGACCATGCTGAAGCGGCTCCCGTCCTTACATTAGGGAGCGAGGATCCCAAAGTTTCTGATTTACAGTACCGGCTGCGAGTGCTTGGTCTCTATGCCGGCGCGCTTGACGGAAAGTACGGCCCCGGTATGGAGGCCAGCGTCAAACAATTCCAGAAGGAGTACGGCGCGGTGGCAGATGGTACAGTCGGTCCCGCGACATGGAGGAAGCTCCGAATGTACACATTAAGCAAAAACGATATGGAGATTATGGCTAAAATAATCTACAGCGAAGCCCGGGGCGAGTCCTATAAAGGACAGGTAGCCGTCGGTGCCGTCGTCATGAACCGGATCCAGTCGGACGAGTTCCCCGACACGATCCAAGGCGTCGTCTTTCAGAAAAATGCATTCACTGCCGTCAGCGACGGCCAGTATGGCATGAAGCCGAACCGAACCGCCTACCGTGCCGCCATTGATGCCGTGCGCGGATGGGACCCGACACATAATTCTCTCTACTACTATAATCCGAAAACGGCAA
Encoded here:
- a CDS encoding ABC transporter ATP-binding protein produces the protein MITIHNLVKQRGTGEILSGISFKARPGRVTGFLGPNGAGKSSTLRILLGLDRATSGSALINGKPFAELHNPLATVGAALDGFGAHRMRTGRAHLRWIARAAGLPRSRVEEVLEIVGLTNAAGKRVGKYSLGMGRRLGIAAALLGDPKILILDEPVNGLDPEGIRFIRTFLRERAESGNTVLLSSHLMGELAETVDDVVIIKHGKIVADGTLEQVIGNHSSLEEAFFALTSDKAGDVV
- a CDS encoding HAMP domain-containing sensor histidine kinase: MKQTRSLFRRFLKGHFLFIFFPPILLIFMSAFIGFSNNGVQLNTLNLFYVTLLLFGFIIVAFVVISWLFFLRLRNRLTSLQEVMSFSANHHSFPKPISVQTDRMDEIDQLGSSFNWMIQQLEDSRKREYEEELLRHRLIANLSHDLRTPLTILRGHITRLKQESMSLKGQDSLAEMNHTITRVGDLMNDLLSYTLLTSGKHPFHPTSTDIVRLVRASVAEWYPAFEEKEIQLDVDLPTEKTFYWEADPKWMTRVLDNLFQNILRHAAEGKYTNIVVDVEKELVIVADRGPGMDNSSYEGGSGIGLSTSNYMLKKMKLKADFTSNENGTRVAIGSA
- a CDS encoding cell wall hydrolase, which translates into the protein MTTKKWAVTSILVVLLVIQSFAWKADHAEAAPVLTLGSEDPKVSDLQYRLRVLGLYAGALDGKYGPGMEASVKQFQKEYGAVADGTVGPATWRKLRMYTLSKNDMEIMAKIIYSEARGESYKGQVAVGAVVMNRIQSDEFPDTIQGVVFQKNAFTAVSDGQYGMKPNRTAYRAAIDAVRGWDPTHNSLYYYNPKTATNKWIWTRARTVNIGRHVFAI
- a CDS encoding response regulator transcription factor → MKRKVLYIEDNEKIGSFLKEELEQRGFSVQWLLSGEGAEKEVHQHEIVILDIMLPGLDGFTVGKRLKKAAPAVPILLLSARTSIDDKVDGLQFADDYLTKPFYTDELVARLEVLIRRSGGTHSERISLGNHIEVDPEVQMVFDNRTGEEIILTGKQHQILMYFLRHPNQVLPKERIYEAIWEEAYITGDKTLMVHIHRLRQKLERDPDSPEIIETLKGIGYRVKL